One Watersipora subatra chromosome 4, tzWatSuba1.1, whole genome shotgun sequence genomic window carries:
- the LOC137394518 gene encoding golgin subfamily A member 6-like protein 22 — MASEKGIKHMESSIWNQAYGIKHMESSIWNQAYGIKHMESSIWNQAYGIKHMESSIWNQAYGIKHMESSIWNQAYGIKHMESSIWNQAYGIKHMESSIWNQAYGIKHMESSIWNQAYGIKHMESSIWNQAYGIKHMESSIWNQAYGIKHMESSIWNQAYGIKHMESSIWNQAYGIKHMESSIWNQAYGIKHMESSIWNQAYGIKHMESSIWNQAYGIKHMESSIWNQAYGIKHMESSIWNQAYGIKHMESSIWNQAYGIKHMESSIWNQAYGIKHMESSIWNQAYGIKHMESSIWNQAYGIKHMESSIWNQAYGIKHMESSIWNQAYGIKHMESSIWNQAYGIKHMESSIWNQAYGIKHMESSIWNQAYGIKHKESSIWFRDAQP; from the coding sequence ATGGCATCTGAGAAAGGAATCAAGCATATGGAATCAAGCATATGGAATCAAGCATATGGAATCAAGCATATGGAATCAAGCATATGGAATCAAGCATATGGAATCAAGCATATGGAATCAAGCATATGGAATCAAGCATATGGAATCAAGCATATGGAATCAAGCATATGGAATCAAGCATATGGAATCAAGCATATGGAATCAAGCATATGGAATCAAGCATATGGAATCAAGCATATGGAATCAAGCATATGGAATCAAGCATATGGAATCAAGCATATGGAATCAAGCATATGGAATCAAGCATATGGAATCAAGCATATGGAATCAAGCATATGGAATCAAGCATATGGAATCAAGCATATGGAATCAAGCATATGGAATCAAGCATATGGAATCAAGCATATGGAATCAAGCATATGGAATCAAGCATATGGAATCAAGCATATGGAATCAAGCATATGGAATCAAGCATATGGAATCAAGCATATGGAATCAAGCATATGGAATCAAGCATATGGAATCAAGCATATGGAATCAAGCATATGGAATCAAGCATATGGAATCAAGCATATGGAATCAAGCATATGGAATCAAGCATATGGAATCAAGCATATGGAATCAAGCATATGGAATCAAGCATATGGAATCAAGCATATGGAATCAAGCATATGGAATCAAGCATATGGAATCAAGCATATGGAATCAAGCATATGGAATCAAGCATATGGAATCAAGCATATGGAATCAAGCATATGGAATCAAGCATATGGAATCAAGCATATGGAATCAAGCATATGGAATCAAGCATATGGAATCAAGCATATGGAATCAAGCATATGGAATCAAGCATATGGAATCAAGCATATGGAATCAAGCATATGGAATCAAGCATATGGAATCAAGCATATGGAATCAAGCATATGGAATCAAGCATATGGAATCAAGCATATGGAATCAAGCATATGGAATCAAGCATATGGAATCAAGCATATGGAATCAAGCATATGGAATCAAGCATATGGAATCAAGCATATGGAATCAAGCATATGGAATCAAGCATATGGAATCAAGCATATGGAATCAAGCATATGGAATCAAGCATATGGAATCAAGCATAAGGAATCAAGCATATGGTTTAGAGATGCTCAGccgtaa